CAGGATCTTCTTCCATTCCGCATTGCTTACATTCAGGTGCGTCGTATCAGTACGCGAGTAGTATGGATTGCTTTCCTTGTTCATATCTTTCTTCTTTTGTGCATTACCCTGACAAGCCGTTAGCAGCAGGGCAAAAAACATAATTACAAAACCTGCTTTCATTGTATATGGATTTTATCAAACATCATTCCTGTTTCAGTTTTCCTTTAAAAACCTCTCTGAACTTATCTCTCTTCGGTTTTACCACAAACTGGCAGTACGGCACACTCGCATTCGATTCATAATAGTTCTGATGATAATCTTCGGCGTTGTAGAACTTCGTGTACGGCGTTACCTCAGTTACAATCTCATCGGGGTAAGCCTTTTCTTCATTCAGCCGTTTAATGTAGTAGTCAGCCAGTTTGTGCTGCTCAGCGTTGTGGTAAAATATAGCAGACCGGTATTGTGTACCCTCATCATTCCCCTGCCTGTTCAGCGTGGTGGGATTATGCGATACGAAAAAAGCAGCCAGCAGTTCATCGTAGGAAATTTTTGAAGGATCGTAGATGATGTTGCAGGCTTCCGCGTGCCCCGTCAGTCCTGTACACACCTGTTTGTAACTCGGATTAGGCACGGTGCCACCGGTATAACCAGAGGTCACGCTGGTCACACCCTTTAACTGTTTAAACTGTTCCTCCACACACCAGAAACAACCGGCAGCAAACGTTGCCGTGTCACTTTTACTGGTAGCTGCCTTTGCCGCACCGGC
The DNA window shown above is from Chitinophaga agri and carries:
- the msrA gene encoding peptide-methionine (S)-S-oxide reductase MsrA, whose translation is MKTFIGRQMIKQAGSYLFLMLLAPFWACGQSHTDISKSNTFKEMEKAGAAKAATSKSDTATFAAGCFWCVEEQFKQLKGVTSVTSGYTGGTVPNPSYKQVCTGLTGHAEACNIIYDPSKISYDELLAAFFVSHNPTTLNRQGNDEGTQYRSAIFYHNAEQHKLADYYIKRLNEEKAYPDEIVTEVTPYTKFYNAEDYHQNYYESNASVPYCQFVVKPKRDKFREVFKGKLKQE